The following DNA comes from Kitasatospora sp. NBC_01287.
ACCTCGCTGCGCACCCCGGCGGTGACCGCCGTCGCGGTGGACCGGCTGGCCGAGGCCGGGGCCGCGCACCTCGTCCTCTTCGGCGCCGGCCCGCAGGCTTACGGCCATCTGGACGCGCTGCGCGCGGTGCGGCCGCTCGAACGGGTCACCGTGGTCGCAAGGCGCCCCGGACCCGCCGAGCAGCTGGCCCGCTACGCCCGGGCCCGCGGGCTGGCGGCGCAGGTGGGCGGCGCCGAGGCGGTGGCCCGGGCCGACCTGGTGGTCTGCTGCACCACCGCGAGCGAGCCGCTCTTCGACGGCGCGCTGGTGCCGGCCCACGCGATGGTCGCGGCGGTCGGCTCGCACTCGCCGACCGGGCGCGAGGTCGACACCGCCCTGGTGGCGCGCGCCGCCTGCTACGTGGAGGCGCGGGCGGTGGCCCGACGCGAGGCGGGGGACCTGCTACTGGCGGGACCGGCCACCGCGCCCGAGCGGTGGACCAACCTCGCCGAGCTGGTGGCGGGCCAGGCCGACCAGAGCGGGGACCGGGTGCCGCCGGACCGGCCGCGCTTCTTCAAGAGCGTCGGAATGGCCTGGGAGGATCTCGCGGTCGCGGCCGAGCTCTACCGGCGTCACGCGTCGCTGCCGGGAGATGGCGGCGGAGGCGGCGGGTGAGCCGGCTGAGCGGGGTGAGTCGGGCCGGCGGGGCGAGCGGCACCCGGGCCGACGGCCCTGGAAGTCCCCGAGGTGTCCTGGGGGTGTCCTGGGGTGTCCGGGGGGCCGGGATGGCGCAGGCGTTCCCCTGACGGCATGTCAGGATGCATGATGGTCCGGCCCGCCTGAGGAATGACTTGCTCGCGGACTGGTCCGGCCCAGCTGGGGTCCAGCCAAAACGTGACATTGTACGCTGGTGCTCCGCACCTTCCGGAGGACCGCAAGTGACCGAGTCGAAGCCCCGCCCTCTCATCTCCGTCCAGGAGCGCCTGCGTGACCAGGTCGCGCACGCGCTGCGGGCCGCACTGATCTCCGGTGAGCTGCGCCCCGGCGTGGTCTACTCCGCCCCCGCGCTGGCCGCCGATTTCGGTGTCTC
Coding sequences within:
- a CDS encoding ornithine cyclodeaminase family protein, encoding MISQPAVDLTMSEAIEAIVTALRAGLDVEACPARTSVAVPDGELLLMPAAVGGYAGVKIAGVAPANPGRGLPRITGSYLLLDGATLLPLALLDGAALTSLRTPAVTAVAVDRLAEAGAAHLVLFGAGPQAYGHLDALRAVRPLERVTVVARRPGPAEQLARYARARGLAAQVGGAEAVARADLVVCCTTASEPLFDGALVPAHAMVAAVGSHSPTGREVDTALVARAACYVEARAVARREAGDLLLAGPATAPERWTNLAELVAGQADQSGDRVPPDRPRFFKSVGMAWEDLAVAAELYRRHASLPGDGGGGGG